The following are from one region of the Microbacterium sp. cx-55 genome:
- the xylA gene encoding xylose isomerase: MSSPTRDDKFSFGLWTVGYNGTDPFGGPTRPPLDVVHAVEKLSELGAYGLTFHDDDLFAFGSSETERQTQIDRLKGALEDTGLIIPMVTTNLFSAPVFKDGGFTANDRDVRRFALRKVFRQLDLGAELGAKTFVMWGGREGAEYDSAKDVRAALERYREAVNLLGDYVTDKGYDIRFAIEPKPNEPRGDILLPTLGHAIAFIDSLERPELVGVNPEVGHEQMAGLNFAAGIAQALFHGKLFHIDLNGQRGIKYDQDLVFGHGDLHNAFALVDLLENGGPGGVPAYDGPRHFDYKPSRTEDEKGVGESAAANMRTYLLLKERAAAFRADPEVQEALEAARVAELSVPTLHEGESYDDFLADRSAYEDFDADVYLGGKGGGFVRLQQLATEHLLGAR, translated from the coding sequence ATGTCTTCACCCACGCGCGACGACAAATTCTCGTTCGGCCTCTGGACCGTCGGCTACAACGGCACCGACCCGTTCGGTGGGCCCACCCGGCCGCCGCTCGACGTCGTGCACGCGGTCGAGAAGCTCTCGGAGTTGGGGGCGTACGGGCTCACGTTCCACGACGACGACCTCTTCGCCTTCGGCTCGTCGGAGACCGAACGGCAGACCCAGATCGATCGCCTCAAGGGCGCGCTCGAGGACACCGGGCTCATCATTCCGATGGTCACCACGAACCTCTTCTCCGCCCCGGTGTTCAAAGACGGCGGGTTCACCGCGAACGACCGGGACGTGCGCCGGTTCGCCCTGCGCAAGGTGTTCCGCCAGCTCGACCTCGGTGCCGAACTCGGCGCGAAGACCTTCGTCATGTGGGGTGGCCGCGAGGGCGCCGAGTACGACTCCGCGAAGGATGTTCGCGCCGCGCTCGAGCGGTACCGCGAGGCCGTCAACCTGCTCGGCGACTACGTCACCGACAAGGGGTACGACATCCGCTTCGCGATCGAACCGAAGCCCAACGAGCCGCGCGGCGACATCCTGCTGCCGACGCTCGGCCATGCGATCGCGTTCATCGACTCGCTCGAGCGCCCCGAGCTCGTCGGCGTCAACCCCGAGGTCGGCCACGAGCAGATGGCCGGGCTGAACTTCGCCGCGGGCATCGCGCAGGCGCTCTTCCACGGCAAGCTCTTCCACATCGACCTGAACGGTCAACGCGGCATCAAGTACGACCAGGACCTCGTCTTCGGGCACGGCGACCTGCACAACGCCTTCGCGCTCGTCGACCTGCTCGAGAACGGCGGACCCGGCGGAGTGCCCGCCTACGACGGCCCGCGGCACTTCGACTACAAGCCGAGCCGCACCGAGGATGAGAAGGGCGTGGGGGAGTCGGCCGCGGCCAATATGCGCACCTACCTGCTGCTCAAGGAGCGCGCGGCGGCCTTCCGCGCCGACCCCGAGGTGCAGGAGGCGCTCGAGGCGGCACGGGTCGCCGAGCTCTCGGTGCCCACGCTCCACGAGGGAGAGTCCTATGACGACTTCCTCGCCGATCGTTCGGCCTACGAGGACTTCGACGCCGACGTGTACCTGGGCGGCAAGGGTGGCGGCTTCGTGCGCCTGCAGCAACTCGCGACCGAGCACCTGCTCGGCGCTCGCTGA
- the treZ gene encoding malto-oligosyltrehalose trehalohydrolase produces MIEVWAPKAERVRMRRVAGADAPDFDAEGADVELRAAEDGWWRADVDLADGERYGFVLDDGDLRPDPRSRRQPEGVHGPSAYVDAAAFSWRDGAWTGRQLAGGLVYELHIGTFTPDGTLDAAIERLGHLVELGVTHVELLPVNGFNGVHNWGYDGVLWYTVHEAYGGPEAYVRFVDAAHAAGLAVIQDVVYNHLGPSGNYLPEYGPYLREGSRNTWGDSVNLDEAAVRSYIVENALMWLGEYHVDGLRLDAVHALHDEQPVHILRELAEASDALSAHLGRPLTLIAESDMNDPTLILPREADGYGLTAQWSDDWHHAVHVALTGETVGYYADFADPDALPKVWADGFFHNGTYSSFRGRDHGHPIPEQVPAWRLVTFAQDHDQIGNRAAGDRLTATLSPERLAVAAVLTLTAPGTPMLFMGEEWGASTPWQFFTSHPEEWLGDAVRKGRTAEFAEMGWDESIVPDPQDPATFRRSVLDWSEAADGEHARLLQLYRDLARLRRERPELTDPAFGQLGGETADPDAAPDARRFVLRRGALAVLVNLSAEPWVVPLDENDDVVLLATVDATIADAAVTVAPESAAVVGPRHP; encoded by the coding sequence ATGATCGAGGTCTGGGCACCGAAGGCGGAGCGGGTTCGGATGCGGCGCGTGGCGGGCGCCGACGCGCCGGATTTTGACGCGGAGGGCGCCGACGTCGAACTGCGCGCCGCGGAGGACGGATGGTGGCGCGCCGACGTCGATCTCGCGGATGGCGAGCGCTACGGCTTCGTGCTCGACGACGGTGATCTGCGCCCCGACCCGCGTTCACGTCGGCAGCCCGAGGGTGTGCACGGACCATCGGCGTACGTCGATGCTGCCGCGTTCTCGTGGCGCGACGGTGCCTGGACCGGCCGGCAGCTCGCCGGCGGTCTCGTCTACGAGCTGCACATCGGCACGTTCACTCCCGACGGCACCCTCGACGCCGCGATCGAACGGCTCGGACACCTGGTCGAACTCGGCGTGACGCACGTCGAGCTACTGCCCGTGAACGGGTTCAACGGCGTGCACAACTGGGGCTACGACGGAGTGCTCTGGTACACGGTTCACGAGGCGTACGGCGGCCCCGAGGCCTACGTGCGCTTCGTCGACGCCGCGCACGCCGCGGGGCTCGCCGTCATCCAGGACGTCGTCTACAACCACCTCGGTCCCTCCGGCAACTACCTGCCCGAGTACGGCCCGTACCTGCGCGAGGGCAGTCGCAACACCTGGGGCGATTCCGTCAACCTCGACGAGGCGGCGGTCCGCTCGTACATCGTCGAGAACGCGCTGATGTGGCTCGGCGAGTACCACGTCGACGGTCTGCGGCTGGATGCGGTGCACGCCCTGCACGACGAGCAGCCCGTGCACATCCTGCGGGAACTCGCCGAGGCATCCGACGCCCTCTCTGCGCACCTCGGGCGACCGCTCACGCTCATCGCCGAATCCGACATGAACGATCCGACGCTCATCCTGCCTCGGGAGGCGGACGGCTACGGACTCACCGCGCAGTGGAGCGACGACTGGCACCACGCGGTGCACGTCGCCCTGACGGGGGAGACGGTCGGCTACTACGCGGACTTCGCCGACCCCGATGCGCTCCCGAAGGTCTGGGCCGACGGGTTCTTCCACAACGGCACCTACTCGTCGTTCCGCGGGCGCGATCACGGCCACCCGATCCCCGAGCAGGTGCCGGCCTGGCGTCTCGTGACGTTCGCGCAGGACCACGATCAGATCGGCAACCGCGCCGCCGGAGACCGGCTGACCGCGACGCTCTCGCCCGAACGACTGGCGGTGGCGGCGGTGCTCACGCTCACCGCACCCGGCACGCCGATGCTCTTCATGGGCGAGGAATGGGGCGCCTCGACGCCGTGGCAGTTCTTCACCTCGCACCCGGAGGAGTGGCTCGGCGATGCGGTGCGGAAGGGGCGCACGGCGGAGTTCGCCGAAATGGGCTGGGACGAGTCGATCGTGCCCGATCCGCAGGATCCCGCAACGTTCCGACGGTCCGTCCTCGACTGGTCCGAGGCAGCGGACGGCGAGCACGCGCGCCTCCTGCAGCTCTACCGCGATCTCGCGCGGCTGCGCCGCGAGCGTCCGGAACTGACCGACCCCGCCTTCGGGCAGTTGGGCGGCGAGACGGCGGACCCGGATGCGGCTCCCGACGCCCGCCGCTTCGTGCTGCGCCGCGGCGCGCTCGCGGTGCTGGTGAACCTGTCGGCCGAGCCCTGGGTCGTTCCGCTCGACGAGAACGATGACGTCGTGCTGCTCGCGACGGTCGACGCGACGATCGCGGACGCGGCGGTCACCGTCGCGCCGGAATCCGCCGCTGTCGTGGGTCCTCGGCATCCGTAA
- the xylB gene encoding xylulokinase, giving the protein MALVMGVDSSTQSCKVIVVDSATGAIVREGRSPHPDGTEVDPDAWWVALQAAIAEAGGLSGVDAWAVGGQQHGMVALDAEGRVIRPALLWNDTRSGGAAADLIAEFGADLLARRTGLVPVASFTITKLRWLRDHEPENAARVAAVALPHDWLTWRLRGFGPDGESAHGPVLDELITDRSDASGTGYWSPDTGGYDRELLVAALGHDAVLPRVLGPEGWVTDADGRRVGPGAGDNAGAALGVGAGPGDVVVSIGTSGTVFAVSAERTIDPTGTVAGFADADGHFLPIVVTLNAARVLDAIARLLGTDHAGLSALALAAEPGAGGLLLEPYFEGERTPNLPDANASLYGMTLASTTRENLARAAVEGMLHGLGAGLDALRELGVPLERALLIGGGAQSEAVRRVAPLIFGMPVEVPAPGEYVALGAARQAARLLTA; this is encoded by the coding sequence ATGGCGCTCGTCATGGGAGTCGACTCGTCGACCCAGTCCTGCAAGGTCATCGTCGTCGACAGTGCGACGGGGGCGATCGTCCGCGAAGGGCGGTCGCCGCATCCGGACGGCACCGAGGTGGACCCGGATGCATGGTGGGTCGCGCTGCAGGCGGCGATCGCGGAGGCGGGCGGGCTGTCCGGCGTCGATGCGTGGGCGGTCGGCGGGCAGCAGCACGGCATGGTGGCGCTGGATGCGGAGGGCCGCGTCATCCGTCCGGCGCTGCTCTGGAACGACACCCGCTCGGGCGGTGCGGCCGCCGACCTCATCGCGGAGTTCGGGGCCGACCTGCTCGCCCGGCGCACGGGCCTCGTGCCGGTGGCCTCGTTCACGATCACGAAGCTGCGCTGGCTGCGCGATCACGAGCCCGAGAACGCCGCGCGCGTCGCCGCCGTCGCGCTGCCGCACGATTGGCTGACCTGGCGCCTGCGCGGCTTCGGGCCCGACGGCGAATCCGCGCACGGCCCGGTGCTCGACGAACTCATCACCGACCGCTCCGATGCGTCGGGCACGGGATACTGGTCGCCCGACACGGGCGGCTACGACCGCGAGCTGCTCGTCGCGGCGCTCGGTCATGACGCGGTGTTGCCGCGCGTGCTCGGACCGGAGGGGTGGGTGACGGATGCGGACGGCCGCCGCGTCGGCCCCGGCGCGGGCGATAACGCGGGCGCGGCGCTCGGCGTCGGCGCGGGTCCGGGCGATGTGGTCGTGTCGATCGGAACCAGCGGCACGGTGTTCGCGGTGAGTGCGGAGCGGACGATCGACCCGACCGGCACGGTCGCGGGATTCGCGGATGCGGACGGCCACTTCCTGCCGATCGTCGTCACGCTGAACGCCGCCCGCGTGCTGGACGCCATCGCGCGCCTGCTCGGCACCGACCACGCGGGTCTGAGCGCGCTCGCGCTCGCCGCCGAGCCGGGCGCCGGCGGGCTGCTGCTCGAGCCGTACTTCGAGGGGGAGCGCACCCCCAACCTGCCGGATGCGAACGCCTCGCTGTACGGCATGACGCTCGCCTCGACGACGCGCGAGAACCTCGCGCGCGCGGCGGTCGAGGGGATGCTGCACGGTCTCGGTGCGGGGCTCGACGCCCTGCGTGAGCTCGGCGTTCCGCTCGAGCGGGCGCTCCTGATCGGCGGGGGCGCGCAGTCCGAGGCGGTGCGCCGCGTCGCGCCGCTGATCTTCGGTATGCCCGTCGAGGTGCCCGCACCCGGCGAGTACGTGGCGCTCGGCGCCGCCCGCCAGGCCGCCCGGCTGCTCACCGCCTGA
- the treY gene encoding malto-oligosyltrehalose synthase — protein MRPLSTYRLQIRPSFDLDAATEVVPYLRDLGVSWAYLSPLLQATTGSDHGYDVVDTSRVDPARGGAAGLAAFSAAAHEAGLPVLVDIVPNHMGISAPRENPWWWDVLRLGRGSAHAAAFDIDWDAGGGRVLVPVLGAPLEEVASDLTLDTAPADDAPDGLLRYFEHAFPLAPGSLDGIDPGAVGAPLEVLGRQHYTLAFWRTEATDLNYRRFFAVTTLAGVRVELPEIFEATHTEILRWVREGLVDGLRIDHPDGLRDPGGYLDQLAEASGRVYTLVEKILEHGESLPSWWATDGTTGYDALGVIDRVLVDPAGEGALDRLDAQLREGTGVAPGQSWTDLIHTTKRMIADTIQVAEIRRLVRLLPHPIDDAEDALAEILASFPVYRSYLPAGREQLTVALADAAARRPDLAGAIAALEPVLADPSEEAAQRFQQTTGPVMAKGVEDTAFYRFTRLGSLTEVGGDPAVFAIPVETFHDEQMRRQAAWPAAMTALSTHDTKRGEDVRARLDVLAEIPERWAEVLGELRAVASTGHGPFDSLLWQAVVGAWPAASDRLHAYAEKAAREAAEATGWWDQDAEFEARMHALVDAAHGPARPILESFVAEIQAAGWSNGLAAKVLQLAGPGVPDVYQGSELWEQSLVDPDNRRPVDFALRAELLAEIDAGIASGDLPAIDESGAAKLLVTSRTLRLRRDRPELFDRYTPVTVTGAAAQHAVAFDRGGAIAVATRLPVGLAERGGWDDTIALLPAGQWRDAFTGRRVTGGAFALTDLLQRYPVALLTRES, from the coding sequence GTGCGGCCTCTCTCGACCTACCGGTTGCAGATCCGACCGTCGTTCGACCTGGATGCGGCGACCGAGGTCGTGCCGTACCTGCGCGATCTGGGTGTCTCGTGGGCGTACCTGTCGCCGCTGTTGCAGGCGACGACCGGGTCCGACCACGGCTACGACGTCGTCGACACGAGCCGCGTCGACCCCGCGCGCGGCGGCGCGGCCGGTCTCGCGGCGTTCTCGGCTGCCGCGCACGAGGCGGGTCTTCCCGTGCTCGTCGACATCGTGCCGAATCACATGGGCATCTCCGCACCGCGCGAGAACCCGTGGTGGTGGGACGTGCTCCGTCTCGGGCGCGGGTCGGCGCACGCGGCCGCGTTCGACATCGACTGGGATGCGGGCGGCGGGCGCGTGCTCGTGCCCGTGCTGGGCGCTCCGCTCGAGGAGGTCGCGAGCGATCTCACTCTTGACACCGCGCCGGCAGACGACGCTCCGGACGGTCTGCTGCGCTACTTCGAGCATGCCTTCCCCCTCGCCCCGGGGTCGCTCGACGGCATCGATCCGGGAGCGGTCGGCGCACCACTCGAGGTGCTCGGTCGCCAGCACTACACGCTGGCCTTCTGGCGCACCGAGGCGACCGATCTGAACTACCGGCGGTTCTTCGCCGTGACGACGCTCGCCGGTGTGCGCGTCGAACTGCCCGAGATCTTCGAGGCGACGCACACCGAGATCCTGCGGTGGGTGCGCGAGGGGCTCGTGGACGGCCTGCGCATCGATCACCCCGACGGTCTCCGCGACCCGGGCGGCTATCTCGACCAGCTGGCCGAGGCATCCGGTCGGGTGTACACGCTGGTGGAGAAGATCCTCGAGCACGGCGAGAGCCTGCCGTCCTGGTGGGCGACCGACGGTACGACGGGGTACGACGCGCTCGGCGTGATCGACCGCGTCCTCGTCGACCCCGCCGGCGAAGGCGCGCTCGATCGCCTCGATGCGCAGCTGCGGGAAGGCACCGGTGTCGCTCCCGGCCAGAGCTGGACCGACCTCATCCACACGACCAAGCGCATGATCGCCGACACGATCCAGGTGGCCGAGATCCGTCGCCTCGTGCGGTTGCTTCCGCATCCGATCGACGACGCGGAAGACGCGCTCGCCGAGATCCTCGCGTCGTTCCCGGTCTACCGTTCCTACCTCCCCGCCGGACGCGAGCAGCTCACCGTTGCGCTCGCGGATGCAGCGGCCCGGCGCCCCGACCTCGCCGGCGCGATCGCCGCCCTCGAGCCGGTACTCGCGGACCCGTCCGAGGAGGCCGCGCAGCGTTTCCAGCAGACGACCGGGCCCGTCATGGCGAAGGGCGTCGAGGACACCGCGTTCTACCGCTTCACGCGCCTCGGTTCGCTGACCGAGGTGGGCGGAGACCCCGCGGTGTTCGCGATCCCGGTCGAGACATTCCACGACGAGCAGATGCGACGGCAGGCCGCGTGGCCCGCGGCGATGACAGCCCTCTCCACGCACGACACGAAGCGCGGCGAAGACGTCCGCGCCCGCCTCGATGTGCTGGCCGAGATCCCGGAGCGCTGGGCCGAGGTGCTCGGTGAGCTCCGCGCCGTCGCCTCGACCGGACACGGCCCCTTCGACTCCCTGCTGTGGCAGGCAGTCGTCGGCGCGTGGCCGGCCGCATCCGATCGCCTGCACGCCTACGCTGAGAAGGCCGCGCGCGAAGCGGCCGAGGCCACCGGCTGGTGGGATCAGGATGCGGAGTTCGAGGCGCGCATGCACGCCCTCGTGGATGCCGCCCACGGCCCTGCCCGGCCGATCCTCGAGTCCTTCGTCGCCGAGATCCAGGCCGCCGGGTGGTCGAACGGGCTCGCGGCGAAAGTGTTGCAGCTCGCCGGCCCCGGCGTGCCCGACGTCTACCAGGGCTCCGAACTCTGGGAGCAGTCGCTCGTCGACCCCGACAACCGTCGCCCGGTCGACTTCGCGCTGCGCGCCGAGTTGCTCGCGGAGATCGATGCGGGCATCGCGTCCGGTGATCTGCCGGCGATCGACGAATCGGGCGCGGCCAAGCTGCTGGTGACGTCACGGACGCTTCGGCTCCGGCGCGATCGGCCCGAGCTCTTCGATCGGTACACGCCCGTGACGGTGACGGGCGCCGCCGCGCAGCACGCCGTCGCGTTCGACCGCGGCGGGGCGATCGCCGTGGCGACCCGCCTGCCGGTCGGGCTCGCGGAGCGCGGCGGATGGGACGACACGATCGCCCTGCTGCCTGCGGGGCAGTGGCGCGACGCGTTCACCGGACGACGTGTCACGGGCGGCGCGTTCGCGCTCACCGACCTGCTGCAGCGCTACCCCGTCGCCCTGCTCACGCGCGAGTCCTGA
- a CDS encoding GTP pyrophosphokinase: MTIPLDDGQITVSAVELRAARDELQRFLLEYRFGMQEIETKLSILRDEFLLMHEYNPIEHVSSRVKTPDSLVDKVRRKGIDPGFESIRAHITDIAGVRVTCSFTADAYRLFDLLTQQDDITVREVKDYIAAPKPNGYKSLHAIVEVPVFLSTGPMRVPVEVQFRTIAMDFWASLEHKIYYKYDRQVPGRLIDELKDAADNAAALDDRMERLHRELHGPRPPHTLHV, encoded by the coding sequence ATGACCATCCCGCTCGATGACGGGCAGATCACGGTTTCCGCCGTCGAACTGCGTGCCGCACGCGATGAACTGCAGCGGTTCCTCCTGGAGTACCGATTCGGGATGCAGGAGATCGAGACGAAGCTCTCGATCCTTCGCGACGAGTTCCTCCTGATGCACGAGTACAACCCGATCGAGCACGTGTCGAGCCGGGTCAAGACCCCTGACAGCCTGGTCGACAAGGTGCGCCGGAAGGGGATCGACCCCGGGTTCGAGTCGATCCGGGCGCACATCACCGACATCGCCGGTGTGCGCGTGACGTGCAGTTTCACCGCCGACGCCTACCGGCTATTCGACCTGCTCACGCAGCAGGACGACATCACCGTCCGCGAGGTGAAGGACTACATCGCGGCGCCCAAGCCGAACGGCTACAAGAGTCTGCACGCGATCGTCGAAGTGCCGGTCTTCCTGTCGACGGGGCCCATGCGGGTGCCGGTCGAGGTGCAGTTCCGCACCATTGCGATGGACTTCTGGGCGAGCCTCGAGCACAAGATCTACTACAAGTACGACCGGCAGGTGCCGGGGCGCCTGATCGACGAGCTGAAGGATGCGGCCGACAACGCCGCCGCTCTCGATGACCGGATGGAGCGCCTGCACCGCGAACTGCACGGCCCGCGCCCTCCGCACACCCTGCACGTCTGA
- a CDS encoding glutaminase produces the protein MSEVEELFADARRALADLPTENLGQWTTPRRILGVPRAPRVAPAGTAWHLGVLLVTDDAVLGTGDIIRAREEVRRGFAAESQRERAAIAAAAFRGGFPEGVAVHIGWTVLDPSALDRGAASGPLAVCDGRPAVRWSASGGYQPLEGYLRERIALLRTPPERA, from the coding sequence ATGAGCGAGGTCGAGGAGCTGTTCGCGGACGCCCGCCGCGCGCTCGCCGACCTGCCCACGGAGAACCTCGGCCAGTGGACCACGCCGCGCCGCATCCTGGGTGTGCCGCGCGCGCCGCGGGTCGCCCCGGCCGGCACCGCCTGGCATCTCGGGGTCCTGCTCGTGACGGACGATGCGGTGCTCGGCACGGGAGACATCATCCGCGCCCGGGAGGAGGTGCGGCGGGGCTTCGCCGCCGAGTCCCAGCGTGAGCGCGCGGCGATCGCCGCGGCCGCCTTCCGCGGAGGGTTTCCCGAGGGGGTGGCCGTCCACATCGGGTGGACTGTGCTCGACCCGTCCGCGCTGGATCGCGGCGCCGCATCCGGCCCGCTGGCGGTTTGCGACGGACGCCCGGCCGTGCGCTGGAGCGCGTCGGGCGGGTACCAGCCGCTCGAGGGATATCTCCGCGAACGCATCGCCCTGCTCCGCACGCCGCCCGAGCGCGCGTAG
- the glgX gene encoding glycogen debranching protein GlgX translates to MQTWPGSTYPLGATFDGNGTNFAIFSEGAERVQLCLFDEDGTETRVDLIDVDAFVWHAYLPNIAPGQRYGYRIHGEYDPASGNRFNANKLLLDPYAKAVEGQVDWDQAVFSYTFGDPDSRNDEDSAAHMMKGVVVNPFFDWGGDRQPKTPYSESFIYEAHVRGLTERHPGIPDEIRGTYSAIAHPVIIEHLKKIGVTAIELMPVHQFVNDDTLQQKGLSNYWGYNTIAFFAPQNTYSSTGELGQQVQEFKGMVRALHAAGIEVILDVVYNHTAEGNHMGPMLSMRGIDNQAYYRLEDDDKRYYTDYTGTGNSLNVGNPHALQLIMDSLRYWVLEMHVDGFRFDLAATLAREFYDVDRLAAFFELVQQDPVVSQVKLIAEPWDIGPGGYQVGNFPPQWTEWNGKYRDTVRDFWRGEPSTLGEFASRLTGSADLYEHDGRRPVASINFVTAHDGFTLRDLVSYNEKHNDANGEDGNDGESHNRSMNFGVEGPTDDPAILEMRARQQRNFIATLLLSQGVPMLLHGDELGRTQQGNNNGYAQDNELTWVDWDHVDQPLVEFTAAVARLRREHPTFRRSRFFDGRPVRREDERIPDIVWLRPDGSVMEPSDWDSGFGRAVGVFLNGNGIRERDRRGETIRDKHFIVLFNAGDDDVDFTLPDVEFSPRWDVLVDTAGKHANTRPADPGDVLAVGAKSLIVLCEHQGAEVEIDHSVAASLAQNMTGTIDEVPSAAPKSELPR, encoded by the coding sequence GTGCAGACGTGGCCGGGATCGACCTATCCGCTGGGTGCCACCTTCGACGGCAACGGCACCAACTTCGCCATCTTCAGCGAGGGCGCCGAACGCGTCCAGCTGTGCCTCTTCGATGAAGACGGCACGGAGACCCGCGTCGACCTGATCGACGTGGATGCGTTCGTCTGGCACGCCTACCTGCCGAACATCGCGCCCGGTCAGCGCTACGGGTACCGCATCCACGGCGAGTACGACCCGGCATCCGGCAACCGCTTCAACGCGAACAAGCTCCTGCTCGACCCGTACGCGAAGGCCGTCGAGGGGCAGGTCGACTGGGACCAGGCCGTCTTCAGCTACACGTTCGGCGACCCCGATTCGCGCAACGACGAGGACTCCGCCGCACACATGATGAAGGGTGTCGTGGTGAACCCCTTCTTCGACTGGGGTGGGGATCGCCAGCCGAAGACGCCGTACTCGGAGTCGTTCATCTACGAAGCGCACGTGCGCGGTCTCACCGAGCGCCACCCCGGAATCCCGGATGAGATCCGTGGCACGTACAGCGCCATCGCGCACCCGGTCATCATCGAGCACCTGAAGAAGATCGGCGTCACGGCGATCGAGCTGATGCCGGTGCACCAGTTCGTCAACGACGACACCCTGCAGCAGAAGGGCCTCTCCAACTACTGGGGCTACAACACGATCGCCTTCTTCGCCCCGCAGAACACGTACTCGTCCACGGGCGAGCTCGGACAGCAGGTGCAGGAGTTCAAGGGGATGGTGCGGGCCCTCCACGCGGCGGGCATCGAGGTCATCCTCGACGTGGTCTACAACCACACCGCCGAGGGCAACCACATGGGCCCGATGCTCTCGATGCGCGGCATCGACAACCAGGCCTACTACCGCCTCGAAGACGACGACAAGCGGTACTACACGGATTACACCGGCACAGGCAACAGCCTGAACGTCGGCAACCCGCACGCGCTGCAGCTGATCATGGATTCGCTGCGCTACTGGGTGCTGGAGATGCACGTCGACGGCTTCCGCTTCGACCTGGCAGCCACCCTCGCCCGCGAGTTCTACGACGTCGACCGCCTCGCCGCGTTCTTCGAGCTCGTGCAGCAGGATCCGGTGGTCTCGCAGGTCAAGCTCATCGCCGAGCCCTGGGACATCGGCCCCGGCGGCTACCAGGTGGGCAACTTCCCGCCGCAGTGGACCGAGTGGAACGGCAAGTACCGCGACACCGTCCGCGACTTCTGGCGCGGCGAGCCGTCGACGCTCGGCGAGTTCGCGTCGCGGCTCACCGGCTCCGCCGACCTGTACGAGCACGACGGACGCCGGCCGGTGGCATCCATCAACTTCGTCACGGCGCACGACGGCTTCACGCTCCGCGACCTCGTGTCGTACAACGAGAAGCACAACGACGCCAACGGCGAAGACGGCAACGACGGCGAATCCCACAACCGTTCGATGAACTTCGGCGTCGAGGGCCCGACCGACGACCCGGCGATCCTGGAGATGCGCGCACGCCAGCAGCGCAACTTCATTGCGACGCTGCTGCTCAGCCAGGGCGTCCCGATGCTGCTGCACGGCGACGAGCTCGGTCGCACGCAGCAGGGCAACAACAACGGCTACGCCCAGGACAACGAACTCACCTGGGTGGACTGGGACCACGTCGACCAGCCGCTCGTGGAGTTCACCGCCGCTGTCGCGCGCCTGCGCCGCGAGCACCCGACCTTCCGGCGCAGCCGCTTCTTCGACGGCCGGCCCGTCCGCCGCGAAGACGAGCGCATCCCCGACATCGTGTGGCTCCGCCCCGACGGCTCCGTCATGGAGCCCTCCGATTGGGACTCCGGATTCGGCCGCGCGGTCGGTGTCTTCCTGAACGGCAACGGCATCCGCGAACGCGACCGTCGGGGTGAGACCATCCGCGACAAGCACTTCATCGTGCTGTTCAACGCGGGCGATGACGACGTCGACTTCACACTCCCCGACGTCGAGTTCTCGCCGCGCTGGGACGTGCTGGTCGACACGGCGGGCAAGCACGCGAACACGCGCCCGGCCGACCCCGGCGACGTGCTCGCCGTGGGGGCGAAGTCGCTCATCGTGCTCTGCGAGCACCAGGGCGCCGAGGTGGAGATCGACCACTCCGTCGCCGCCTCGCTCGCCCAGAACATGACCGGAACGATCGACGAGGTGCCGAGCGCGGCGCCGAAGTCCGAGCTGCCGAGGTAA